GTGATTGACCCGCTGAGCGGAAAAGCCCGCCGGGCGCGTTCGGATGATATTGCCCGTATCGCTCACCTGATCAACGCTTTACCCGCCTACGATGTATTCTCAGTCTCAACCCTGGCCGATGATGCTCCACCGGGTCAATTTACCCTGGCCCGCCTGTACCCGGCCTTGAAGTACTGCACCAAGCCGGTACGCAGTACCACCAAGGATATGGAGGATATCCAGGCAATTATGCGCCTGCTGTATGCCATCGCGGGGAGCGAAGCTGCCTACCGTGAGCATCCCTTTGTGACCCATCATTACTGCCCGGTGGTGTCACCCCTGACGATGGACCACTTATCCACGCAGGCGATGATTTACTTTTGCAGGCAGGGCCTGCCGGTTTATCCAAGTATCGTGCCCAATGCCGGTCTCACTTCACCGATGTCAATGGCGGGTACTCTGGCCCAGGGCAACGCAGAATTCCTGGCAATTTCAGTGTTGTTGCAGATGGTGAAGGAAGGCAGCCCGACGATCTACGCCACCCTGCCGACGGTTGCCGACATGCGCACCGGAGCCTACGCTTCGGGCGGGATTGAATGCGGCATGCTGCACATAGCATTTGCCCAGATGGCCCGCTTTTACAACGTGCCCTGCGGAGGGTATATTGGCCTGTCCAATTCCAAGATCAACGATGCCCAGTCGGGTTATGAGACCGGCATGTCGACCGTGGCAGGTGTGTTAGGAGGGGCTGATATGCTCAATATGGGCGGCCTGTTGGATGCCCTCAAGGCCTTCGATTTCGCCAAAGCGGTCATCGACGATGAGATCGCCCAGATGCTCAAACGCCTGAAGCGGGGCATCCAGTTTGACGAGGAGGAGCTGGGGCTGGAGGTGATTGCCCAGGTGAAACCGAGCGGGTCGTTCATGCTCAGCCAGCACACCAAAAAACGCATGAAAACCGAAGCCCTGCTTACCAAACTAGCCGATCGAGATGCGCGCGAAACCTGGGAGAAGAAAGGCTCACTCGATACGCATGCACATGCCATGGGGCGTATGCGCGAAATCCTGACCACTGGAAGTACGGTGGTATTTCCCGAAGATGTCGAGCGGCGTATCCGCTTCGAGTTCAGAGACCTAGTCTCGGGAAACCTGGAGATGCCCATGGGGTTTCAGGATTAAAATATGTGCAGTACAACCTGCACACTGGCAGGAGAGGAATAACCGATGAAATTATATTTCGCTACCGACGTACACGGCTCGGAGGTTTGTTGGAAGAAATTCCTGGCCGCCAGTAAATTTTATGAGGTGGACACCCTGGTGTTGGGGGGTGACATGACCGGGAAAGCCATCATCCCGATTATCTCCCAGGGCGGTGACGATTATAAGGTAACCCTGCTGGAGCAGGTGACGATCCTGCACGGGAAAGAAGAAGTAGATCGGATGGTGCAAACCATCCAGAACCGGGGTTACTACCCGTATGTGACCGATCCCGACGAAGTTCAGGCGCTCGTATCCACCCCTGGCAGGCAGGATGCACTGTTCATGGAGCAGGTGCTCAAAACCATCCAGCGCTGGATGGACTATGCTGACGCCAAACTTGCTGGAACGGGCATCCAATGTTTCGTCTGCCCGGGCAACGACGATGTGTTTGAGATTGACCCTGTCATTGCAGCTTCAAAGTACGTGCGCAGCCTGGAGGGCGAGGTGGTGACGTTGGATGAGCACCACGAAATGGCCAATTCGGGCTGGTCAAACCCAACCCCGTGGAACACACACCGAGAAGAACCTGAGGAAGCCTTACTTAAACGGCTGGAAGACATCATCAGCAAGGTTAAGAATCCTTCCCAGGCAATCTTCAACTTTCATGCTCCCCCTTTCGGCAGTGGATTGGATGAAGCCCCTGAGCTTACCAAGGATCTCCGCCCGGCCTATGCAGGCCGTTCAATGATCCCGGTTGGAAGCCATGCGGTGATGAAAATGATCGACAAATATCAACCACTATTGGGTTTGCATGGCCATATCCACGAGGGCAAGGGTACACGAAAATACAAGAAGACCCTGTGTGTCAACCCTGGCAGCATGTATGAACAGGGTATGTTGAATGGTTTAGTCATCGAATTAAAACCCCAAAAGGTGGGTAACTATTTACTTACCACGGGATAGGTTCGTGGAGGGTGCTTGGAAAGGAGGCAATTATCCGGGATTGATGTTTGTATAAGCAGAAGGTCAGGTCCGAAGGTTTTTCTCGTCCAAAGCTTCCAGGTAGTTCGGAAGCTACATAACCAAAAAGGAGAATGCAATGAGTGACGTTTCTCTATTCGTTCGCAAAGCAAGCGGCCTGGTAAGGGCCTGGTCGGTGTTTGATGCGTTCATTTACTCCACTTTCTCTATCAATCTGATCACTCTCGGGCTTTTTATCTTCTCTTATTGTTATTATTTTGGGGGCAGTTTGATCAGTGGGGTGGTGATTGGAGCCATCTTCACCATATTTGAAGTGATTGTATATGCCAGCCTGATCTCAGCCATGCCGCGTGCTGGTGGTGATTACGTTTGGCAGAGCCGTATCCTGAA
This window of the Anaerolineales bacterium genome carries:
- a CDS encoding metallophosphoesterase, with the translated sequence MKLYFATDVHGSEVCWKKFLAASKFYEVDTLVLGGDMTGKAIIPIISQGGDDYKVTLLEQVTILHGKEEVDRMVQTIQNRGYYPYVTDPDEVQALVSTPGRQDALFMEQVLKTIQRWMDYADAKLAGTGIQCFVCPGNDDVFEIDPVIAASKYVRSLEGEVVTLDEHHEMANSGWSNPTPWNTHREEPEEALLKRLEDIISKVKNPSQAIFNFHAPPFGSGLDEAPELTKDLRPAYAGRSMIPVGSHAVMKMIDKYQPLLGLHGHIHEGKGTRKYKKTLCVNPGSMYEQGMLNGLVIELKPQKVGNYLLTTG
- a CDS encoding trimethylamine methyltransferase, whose protein sequence is MINFATLLTPEQVKRTHTASLEILENVGLLVRNEEARAIFKRCGCQVDGESQIVRFSPAVVEKFVRMLPPTFTFYGRDPQFDRTLPQDGPVIVTGSSAPEVIDPLSGKARRARSDDIARIAHLINALPAYDVFSVSTLADDAPPGQFTLARLYPALKYCTKPVRSTTKDMEDIQAIMRLLYAIAGSEAAYREHPFVTHHYCPVVSPLTMDHLSTQAMIYFCRQGLPVYPSIVPNAGLTSPMSMAGTLAQGNAEFLAISVLLQMVKEGSPTIYATLPTVADMRTGAYASGGIECGMLHIAFAQMARFYNVPCGGYIGLSNSKINDAQSGYETGMSTVAGVLGGADMLNMGGLLDALKAFDFAKAVIDDEIAQMLKRLKRGIQFDEEELGLEVIAQVKPSGSFMLSQHTKKRMKTEALLTKLADRDARETWEKKGSLDTHAHAMGRMREILTTGSTVVFPEDVERRIRFEFRDLVSGNLEMPMGFQD